One genomic region from Glaciimonas sp. PAMC28666 encodes:
- a CDS encoding L-serine ammonia-lyase, which produces MSLSTFDLFKIGIGPSSSHTVGPMIAAAQFSTYLLETGLLGQARSVRSELYGSLGATGKGHGTDKAILLGLEGYLPHQIDPDFVEPRLAEIRRSKQLLLNGTHPVALSEKEHLLFFRRESLPRHPNGMRFLALDECGELLAQKEYYSVGGGFVVSPEGQSVNAGPVDGDDVSYPFHSGDDLLRICREERLSIAQLMMENEKHWRSAEEVRSKLLGIWDVMAGTIKRGCITDGELPGPMRVKRRAHALSQQLRNRSEESLNDPLSMLDWVNLYAMAVNEENAAGGRIVTAPTNGAAGVIPAVLQYYIKFVPGANLDGVMTFLLTAAAIGLIYKENASISGAEVGCQGEVGVACSMAAGALASVQGGSTEQIENAAEIGMEHNLGMTCDPVGGLVQIPCIERNAMGAVKAINAARMALRGNGKHYVSLDKVIKTMMQTGADMKTKYKETSRGGLAVNVIEC; this is translated from the coding sequence ATGAGCCTCAGTACATTTGATCTGTTCAAGATCGGTATCGGCCCATCAAGCTCGCATACGGTCGGGCCGATGATTGCGGCTGCGCAGTTTTCCACGTATTTGTTGGAGACTGGTTTGCTGGGTCAGGCCAGGTCGGTGCGTTCCGAGTTATACGGATCGCTGGGCGCAACCGGCAAAGGTCACGGTACTGACAAGGCGATTTTACTGGGACTGGAAGGATATTTGCCGCACCAGATAGATCCGGATTTTGTCGAACCGAGGCTAGCCGAGATACGTCGATCCAAACAACTGCTGCTCAATGGGACCCACCCCGTAGCCTTAAGCGAAAAAGAACATTTACTCTTTTTTCGCCGTGAATCGCTGCCCCGGCACCCAAATGGCATGCGCTTTCTGGCGTTAGATGAATGTGGCGAATTGCTGGCACAAAAGGAATATTACTCCGTCGGAGGTGGGTTTGTTGTTAGCCCGGAAGGCCAGTCTGTGAACGCAGGACCGGTTGACGGAGACGATGTCAGCTATCCATTTCATTCAGGCGATGACTTGCTGCGAATCTGTCGGGAAGAGCGTTTGAGCATCGCGCAGCTAATGATGGAAAACGAAAAGCATTGGCGTAGCGCCGAGGAAGTTCGCAGCAAGCTGCTGGGTATATGGGACGTGATGGCTGGCACCATCAAGCGCGGTTGTATCACCGATGGTGAGTTGCCGGGGCCGATGCGCGTTAAGCGCCGTGCGCATGCGTTATCGCAACAATTACGGAACCGCTCGGAGGAATCGCTGAACGATCCATTGTCGATGCTGGATTGGGTCAATCTTTATGCGATGGCAGTCAATGAAGAAAATGCCGCGGGTGGCCGAATTGTCACCGCACCGACCAATGGCGCTGCGGGAGTGATCCCGGCGGTATTGCAGTATTACATCAAATTCGTGCCTGGCGCCAATCTGGACGGCGTGATGACTTTCCTGTTGACGGCCGCTGCGATTGGGCTGATCTACAAAGAGAACGCCTCTATCTCAGGTGCCGAAGTCGGTTGTCAGGGCGAAGTCGGCGTCGCCTGTTCCATGGCTGCTGGCGCGCTTGCGTCGGTGCAGGGCGGCAGTACCGAGCAGATTGAAAATGCTGCCGAAATCGGCATGGAACACAACCTTGGCATGACCTGTGATCCGGTCGGTGGTCTGGTCCAAATTCCGTGTATTGAGCGCAATGCGATGGGCGCGGTCAAGGCAATCAATGCAGCAAGAATGGCATTGCGCGGCAACGGCAAGCATTATGTATCGCTCGATAAGGTGATCAAAACCATGATGCAAACCGGTGCCGACATGAAGACCAAATATAAAGAGACATCGCGCGGAGGATTGGCGGTCAACGTCATCGAGTGTTGA
- a CDS encoding sarcosine oxidase subunit beta family protein, which produces MSNYSIFSLIRNGLSYHENWQRAWKSPEPKTEYDIVIIGGGGHGLATAYYLAKVHGLRNIAVIEKGWIGGGNTARNTTIVRSNYLWDESAGLYEKAMQLWEGLSEDLNYNVMFSQRGVMNLAHTLQDVRDTDRRINANRLNGVDAEWLTPAQVKEIVPIINLNSHYPVLGASFQRRGGVARHDAVAWGYARGADARGVDILQNCGVTGIRRENGAVTGVETVKGFIRAKKVAVVAAGSSSLIASMAGIRLPLESHPLQALVSEPIKPIIDTVVMSNAVHAYLSQSDKGDLVIGAGVDQYTGYGQRGSYQTIESTLQAIVEMFPVLSRVRMNRQWGGIVDVSPDACPIISLTDIKGLYFNCGWGTGGFKATPGSGWVFAHTIANDSPHPLNAPFSLDRFYTGHLIDEHGAAAVAH; this is translated from the coding sequence ATGAGTAATTATTCAATATTCAGTTTGATTCGTAACGGGCTTTCTTACCATGAGAACTGGCAGCGCGCCTGGAAAAGTCCGGAGCCGAAAACTGAATATGACATTGTCATTATTGGCGGTGGCGGCCATGGTCTGGCGACGGCTTACTATTTGGCAAAAGTACACGGCCTGCGCAATATCGCGGTGATCGAAAAAGGCTGGATCGGCGGCGGGAATACGGCCCGCAACACGACGATCGTTCGTTCTAATTATTTGTGGGACGAGTCTGCGGGTCTGTATGAAAAAGCCATGCAACTATGGGAAGGCCTGTCCGAAGATTTGAACTATAACGTCATGTTTAGTCAGCGCGGCGTGATGAATCTGGCGCATACATTACAGGACGTGCGCGATACAGATCGCCGCATCAATGCCAATCGGCTGAATGGCGTTGATGCGGAATGGCTGACCCCGGCGCAGGTCAAGGAAATCGTACCAATCATCAATCTGAACAGCCACTATCCGGTGCTAGGCGCATCGTTTCAGCGACGCGGTGGCGTCGCTCGCCACGATGCGGTGGCTTGGGGCTACGCCCGCGGGGCGGATGCGCGCGGCGTCGATATTCTGCAAAATTGTGGCGTGACCGGCATTCGCCGCGAAAATGGTGCGGTAACCGGTGTAGAAACCGTCAAGGGGTTTATCCGGGCTAAAAAAGTCGCGGTGGTCGCAGCCGGTAGTTCAAGTCTGATTGCCAGCATGGCGGGGATTCGATTACCACTGGAAAGTCATCCGTTGCAAGCGCTGGTATCCGAACCGATCAAACCGATCATCGATACCGTCGTGATGTCTAACGCCGTCCATGCGTATTTAAGTCAGTCCGATAAAGGTGATCTGGTGATCGGGGCGGGTGTCGACCAATATACCGGTTATGGGCAACGCGGCAGCTATCAGACCATCGAGAGCACGTTGCAGGCGATTGTGGAAATGTTTCCGGTGTTGAGTCGGGTGCGGATGAATCGTCAATGGGGTGGAATCGTGGACGTTTCACCCGATGCTTGCCCGATTATTTCGCTTACCGATATTAAGGGTCTGTACTTTAACTGCGGCTGGGGAACCGGCGGTTTTAAGGCAACGCCCGGATCGGGTTGGGTGTTTGCGCACACCATCGCTAACGATAGCCCGCATCCGCTGAATGCGCCGTTTTCGCTCGATCGCTTTTACACCGGCCATCTGATCGATGAGCATGGCGCAGCAGCGGTAGCGCATTAA
- a CDS encoding sarcosine oxidase subunit delta → MLLITCPWCGPRAESEFHCGGEADIARPLNTENLSDKEWGDYLFMRKNPRGIHREQWVHNQGCRRWFMAERDTVTYEFLRYSKFGEGAARKANAATTQSSAETAVVKGSAA, encoded by the coding sequence ATGTTATTGATCACTTGCCCCTGGTGCGGGCCGCGTGCAGAAAGCGAATTTCATTGCGGCGGAGAAGCGGATATCGCTCGCCCCTTAAATACAGAGAATTTAAGCGATAAAGAATGGGGCGATTATCTCTTCATGCGTAAAAATCCACGCGGTATACATCGCGAACAATGGGTGCACAATCAAGGTTGTCGACGCTGGTTCATGGCCGAGCGCGACACCGTAACCTATGAATTTTTGCGGTATAGCAAATTTGGCGAGGGCGCAGCGCGGAAGGCCAACGCTGCAACGACCCAATCGTCCGCAGAAACCGCTGTCGTCAAAGGGAGCGCAGCATGA
- a CDS encoding sarcosine oxidase subunit alpha family protein has translation MHTPIDSEVGTKPTRQSHRLAEGGRINRQQPVTFSFNGKTYQGFHGDTLASALLANGVHFVARSWKYHRPRGIVTAGVEEPNALVQLETGAYTVPNARATELELYQDLTATSVNARPNIENDRMAVNQLIARFIPAGFYYKTFKWPRSWWGKYEELIRAAAGLGKAPAELDPDRYEKTYAHCDVLIAGGGPAGLAAAWVAGKSGARVILVDDQAELGGSLLSGPAVIDGKAATTWAAHIAAELRNMPEVTVLTRSTVFGYQDHNLLTVAERLTEHLPLVARGKLRERLWKVRARHVILATGAHERPIVFGNNDLPGIMLASAVSTYIHRFGVLPGRNAVIFTNNDDGYQAALDLKSVGAQVVVIDPRAVSDSSLPALAKRLGITVINNAVVVAAKGGRHVRSVEVTTHADGVPGTTINTFSCDLIGMSGGWNPVLHLFAQSGGKAQWNNDKACFVPGSPMQKETSVGACNGDFKLGGALRDGALAAQHAVNVLGFKLAVVPTWKVADIAEAAILPLWLVGDRQRVGRGPKQFVDYQNDVSAADIYLAAREGYHSVEHVKRYTALGFGTDQGKLGNINGMAILAEVLGKTIPETGTTTFRPNYTPVTFGTVAGRELGDFLTPIRKTCIHEWHAARGALFEDVGNWKRPWYYPRGNENLHAAVARECLSARNSVGILDASTLGKIDIQGPDAITLLNWMYTNPWNKLEIGRCRYGFMLDENGMVFDDGVTVRLGEQHFLMSTTTGGAARVLDWMERWLQTEWPDLKVNLTSVTDHFATFAVVGPKARQVLQKVCKDIDFSNAAFPFMSFREGTIKEVFTRIMRISFSGELSYEVNVPANMGRTIWDAIIAAGEEFDITPYGTETMHVLRAEKGYIIVGQDTDGSVTPFDLGMGGLCAKSKDFLGKRSLTRSDTVKEGRKQLVGLLTDDPAYVLPEGGQILNAPLDGQVPSTKMIGHVTSSYFSPILQRSIAFALIKGGLSKMGESVTVPTASGGFANAKINSLVFYDVEGVRQHVE, from the coding sequence ATGCATACACCAATAGATTCTGAGGTCGGTACCAAGCCAACCAGGCAAAGTCATCGTTTGGCGGAGGGCGGCCGAATCAACCGGCAACAACCGGTCACATTTTCCTTTAACGGAAAAACCTATCAGGGTTTTCATGGCGATACATTGGCTTCTGCCTTGCTCGCCAATGGTGTCCATTTTGTTGCCCGCAGCTGGAAATATCATCGCCCACGCGGTATCGTCACCGCTGGCGTTGAAGAGCCGAATGCACTGGTGCAGCTGGAGACCGGCGCATACACGGTGCCGAACGCCCGTGCTACCGAACTTGAGCTTTATCAAGACCTGACCGCAACCAGTGTCAATGCCAGGCCAAACATCGAAAATGATCGGATGGCAGTGAATCAACTCATTGCACGATTCATACCGGCTGGCTTTTACTACAAAACTTTTAAATGGCCGCGCAGTTGGTGGGGCAAGTATGAAGAGCTGATCCGCGCCGCTGCGGGGCTGGGTAAGGCACCTGCCGAGCTTGATCCAGACCGTTATGAGAAAACCTATGCGCATTGCGATGTATTGATCGCCGGCGGTGGTCCAGCCGGATTGGCGGCCGCCTGGGTTGCCGGAAAATCTGGTGCCCGGGTGATTCTGGTCGATGATCAGGCGGAACTGGGCGGCAGCCTGCTGTCCGGTCCGGCTGTCATTGATGGCAAGGCTGCCACCACGTGGGCTGCGCATATCGCCGCCGAGCTGCGCAATATGCCGGAGGTGACGGTTCTCACCCGGAGTACCGTTTTTGGCTATCAGGATCATAATCTGCTGACCGTAGCAGAACGGTTGACGGAGCACCTGCCCTTGGTCGCGCGTGGGAAACTGCGCGAGCGATTATGGAAAGTCCGGGCTCGGCATGTGATTCTGGCAACCGGTGCGCACGAACGTCCTATCGTGTTCGGCAATAACGATTTGCCCGGCATCATGTTGGCTTCCGCAGTGTCCACTTACATACATCGATTTGGCGTATTGCCAGGTCGCAATGCGGTGATCTTCACGAATAATGATGACGGCTATCAGGCCGCGCTGGACCTGAAAAGTGTTGGGGCGCAAGTGGTGGTGATCGATCCGCGCGCTGTCAGTGATAGTAGCTTGCCCGCGTTGGCAAAACGGCTGGGTATCACCGTCATCAACAATGCGGTAGTGGTCGCCGCCAAAGGCGGGCGGCACGTCAGGTCGGTAGAAGTGACCACTCACGCCGACGGCGTCCCTGGCACGACAATAAATACCTTTTCCTGCGATCTGATCGGAATGTCAGGCGGTTGGAATCCGGTATTGCATCTTTTCGCGCAATCAGGTGGTAAAGCCCAATGGAATAACGACAAAGCCTGTTTCGTCCCCGGCTCCCCAATGCAAAAGGAAACCAGTGTGGGCGCTTGCAACGGCGACTTCAAACTGGGTGGTGCATTGCGTGACGGGGCACTCGCTGCACAACACGCGGTTAACGTTTTAGGATTCAAGCTGGCGGTGGTGCCGACCTGGAAGGTGGCCGATATTGCGGAAGCGGCGATTCTGCCTTTATGGTTGGTGGGAGATCGTCAGCGCGTCGGGCGCGGTCCGAAACAATTCGTCGATTATCAAAATGATGTTTCTGCAGCCGATATCTATCTTGCAGCGCGTGAGGGCTATCATTCGGTTGAGCACGTGAAGCGCTACACGGCATTGGGTTTCGGCACCGATCAGGGCAAGCTGGGAAATATTAACGGCATGGCGATTTTGGCCGAAGTCTTGGGCAAGACCATTCCGGAGACCGGCACCACGACCTTCCGTCCGAACTATACGCCGGTAACATTCGGCACTGTAGCAGGGCGCGAATTGGGCGATTTCCTGACGCCGATTCGCAAGACCTGCATCCATGAATGGCATGCAGCGCGGGGCGCATTATTCGAAGACGTCGGTAACTGGAAACGCCCCTGGTATTATCCGCGCGGCAATGAAAACCTGCACGCCGCGGTGGCGCGTGAATGTTTGTCGGCGCGTAATAGCGTGGGGATACTGGATGCATCCACGCTTGGGAAAATCGATATCCAGGGACCGGATGCGATCACATTGCTGAATTGGATGTATACCAACCCGTGGAACAAACTCGAAATCGGCAGATGTCGTTATGGCTTTATGCTTGATGAGAACGGCATGGTGTTCGACGATGGCGTGACAGTGCGTCTGGGGGAGCAGCATTTTCTGATGAGTACCACTACGGGCGGCGCCGCACGGGTGTTGGACTGGATGGAACGCTGGTTGCAGACCGAATGGCCGGACCTGAAAGTTAACCTGACCTCGGTCACCGACCATTTTGCGACCTTTGCCGTGGTCGGTCCGAAGGCTCGTCAGGTATTGCAAAAGGTCTGCAAGGACATCGATTTTTCGAATGCAGCATTTCCGTTCATGTCATTTCGGGAAGGAACGATCAAGGAGGTCTTCACCCGTATCATGCGGATCAGTTTTTCTGGCGAGTTGTCGTACGAGGTCAATGTACCTGCAAACATGGGCCGCACCATTTGGGATGCCATTATTGCGGCTGGCGAGGAATTTGATATCACGCCCTATGGGACTGAAACCATGCATGTCTTGCGGGCAGAGAAGGGCTACATCATCGTCGGTCAGGATACCGATGGTTCGGTTACGCCGTTTGATCTGGGAATGGGTGGTTTGTGCGCAAAATCCAAAGATTTTCTAGGCAAGCGCTCACTCACGCGCTCTGACACTGTTAAGGAAGGACGCAAGCAACTGGTCGGCTTGTTGACTGACGATCCCGCTTATGTGTTGCCGGAGGGTGGGCAGATTTTGAACGCTCCCCTGGATGGCCAGGTCCCATCGACCAAAATGATCGGACACGTAACGTCGAGTTACTTCAGCCCGATTTTGCAGCGCTCAATCGCGTTTGCGCTGATCAAAGGAGGATTGAGCAAGATGGGCGAGAGCGTCACGGTTCCGACCGCATCGGGCGGTTTTGCCAATGCCAAAATTAATAGTCTGGTTTTTTACGATGTCGAAGGAGTTCGTCAACATGTTGAATGA
- a CDS encoding sarcosine oxidase subunit gamma: protein MPLPTINLSGGVKMESPLIGVAGVMGPLSSGVNQAFSVYERPFLELINVKGEVDSDVFLAGIKAATGVVLPIVPNTVAEGEDYVIYWLAPNEWLIQSTQPRVPVLDAALSKLLTGQFAAVVDVSSGNTTLVMSGEKVRAVLQKGCPLDFHPRVFTVGQCAQSHYFKAGVVLRPLGNGNVEVIIRRSFADYFGRILADAAEEYLREHRGEYVEEYPEEHLS, encoded by the coding sequence ATGCCTTTGCCGACGATCAATCTGTCCGGCGGTGTGAAAATGGAATCACCGTTAATCGGCGTTGCGGGAGTAATGGGGCCGCTTTCGTCCGGTGTCAATCAGGCCTTTAGTGTTTACGAGCGACCTTTTTTGGAATTGATCAATGTAAAAGGAGAGGTTGATTCCGATGTTTTTCTGGCGGGAATCAAAGCGGCAACCGGGGTGGTTTTACCGATAGTGCCGAATACCGTTGCGGAAGGTGAAGACTACGTCATTTATTGGCTCGCTCCTAATGAGTGGTTGATTCAGTCAACCCAACCACGGGTGCCAGTGCTTGACGCTGCATTAAGTAAGTTGCTGACCGGACAATTCGCCGCAGTGGTGGATGTCAGCAGCGGCAACACGACGCTAGTGATGTCAGGTGAAAAAGTCCGCGCCGTGTTGCAGAAAGGGTGTCCCTTGGATTTTCACCCCAGAGTTTTCACTGTCGGACAGTGCGCGCAAAGTCATTATTTTAAAGCGGGCGTCGTGCTGCGACCGCTCGGCAATGGGAATGTTGAAGTCATAATCCGCCGCAGCTTCGCTGATTATTTTGGGCGCATTCTGGCAGATGCTGCCGAAGAGTATCTGAGGGAGCATCGCGGGGAGTATGTCGAGGAGTATCCCGAGGAGCATCTTTCATGA
- a CDS encoding dihydroneopterin aldolase produces the protein MKSDNLVSGVRWQIFIEGLHLMTFVGLHAHEYQQQQAVELDIEMSYRPAWQDDKSGEQADQAESIIDYDKYCTLLSTFMQCKPHTRLLETLASEVASLSFRDYPMLEEIKVAIHKPKIRENAARLGVSACWTRWSYETLLIPQPQEAALHA, from the coding sequence ATGAAAAGTGACAATCTTGTCAGCGGTGTCCGCTGGCAAATATTTATCGAAGGGCTACATTTGATGACGTTTGTGGGCTTGCATGCGCATGAATATCAACAACAGCAAGCGGTCGAACTGGATATCGAAATGTCCTATCGGCCAGCCTGGCAGGATGATAAATCAGGTGAGCAAGCTGACCAGGCCGAATCGATTATCGACTACGACAAATATTGCACGTTGTTATCAACGTTTATGCAATGTAAGCCGCATACGCGTTTGCTGGAGACCTTGGCCTCAGAGGTCGCCAGCCTATCATTTCGTGACTATCCCATGCTGGAGGAGATCAAGGTTGCCATTCATAAACCAAAGATTCGGGAGAACGCGGCAAGATTGGGCGTTTCTGCCTGCTGGACACGGTGGAGTTATGAAACATTGCTGATTCCACAACCGCAGGAAGCAGCGCTGCATGCATAG
- a CDS encoding NADP-dependent malic enzyme produces MTQDKTLSPAEQTLREDALEYHRSPSRGKIKVVPTKPLSNQRDLSLAYSPGVAYACLAIEENPELAVEFTSRANLVGVITNGTAVLGLGDIGPLASKPVMEGKACLFQTFAGIDVFDIELAERDPDKLVEMIAALEPTLGGINLEDIKAPECFYIEKKLRERMNIPVFHDDQHGTAIISAAALLNGLELVNKAIGEIKLVASGAGAAAIACLDLMVELGVKRENMFVCDSRGVIHAAREDKLDESKQRYVKKTDARTLADAIKGADVFLGCSAAGVLTPEMVKTMGTQPIILALANPEPEIRPELALAARPDCIIATGRSDYPNQVNNVLCFPYIFRGALDCGATRITEAMKIACVREIADLAKAEISEEVASAYAGQELRFGPEYIIPKPFDSRLILRIAPAVARAAEESGVAARPIKDMEAYRQSLTRFVTHTGMFMRPVFEAARLEPQRIVYAEGEDERVLRAVQIALEEKLVRPILIGRPAVIEARIERAGLRLKVGRDFELVNPEDDVRFRQYWEAYHELKARDGVTPEMAKSMLRRSNTIIAAMMVKLGDADGMLCGLVGRFDGHLEHIGDIIGLREGATGFATLNGLVLDHHTLFIADTSVNDDPTAEQLADIAAMAVEEVRRFGVPPKVAFLSHSMFGSSTRPSALKMRAARNVFAERMPDVESDGEMHGDAALSASIRAQYLPKSTLTGNANVLIMPNLDSANILFNVLKMTGGQGVTVGPVLLGAAAAVHVLTPSATVRRVVNMTALVVANAISKKQEAK; encoded by the coding sequence ATGACCCAAGACAAGACTTTGTCACCCGCCGAACAAACATTGCGCGAAGACGCGCTTGAATATCATCGCAGCCCTTCGCGCGGCAAGATCAAGGTGGTTCCAACCAAACCATTATCGAACCAGCGCGATTTGTCACTGGCTTATTCGCCGGGCGTGGCCTATGCGTGCCTCGCCATTGAAGAGAATCCTGAACTGGCGGTTGAGTTTACTTCGCGCGCGAATCTCGTCGGCGTCATTACCAACGGGACGGCAGTGCTGGGTTTGGGCGATATTGGCCCGTTAGCAAGCAAGCCGGTAATGGAAGGTAAGGCGTGTTTGTTTCAAACCTTCGCTGGTATCGATGTATTTGACATTGAGTTGGCCGAACGCGATCCGGATAAGCTGGTCGAAATGATCGCCGCGCTGGAACCGACGCTGGGCGGTATCAATCTCGAAGATATCAAAGCGCCCGAATGTTTTTATATTGAAAAGAAACTGCGCGAACGGATGAACATTCCGGTGTTTCATGACGATCAGCATGGCACCGCGATTATTTCGGCGGCTGCGCTATTGAATGGCCTGGAACTGGTCAATAAGGCGATCGGCGAGATCAAACTGGTGGCGTCTGGCGCAGGTGCCGCTGCCATCGCCTGTCTGGACTTGATGGTCGAGCTTGGCGTCAAGCGCGAAAACATGTTTGTCTGCGATTCACGCGGCGTTATTCATGCCGCGCGGGAAGATAAGCTTGATGAATCCAAGCAGCGCTATGTCAAGAAAACCGATGCGCGCACGTTAGCCGATGCAATCAAAGGGGCGGACGTGTTTCTGGGATGTTCCGCAGCGGGTGTCTTGACACCGGAGATGGTCAAAACGATGGGCACCCAGCCGATCATTTTGGCACTGGCCAATCCAGAGCCGGAAATTCGTCCGGAATTGGCTTTGGCGGCACGTCCTGATTGCATTATCGCGACTGGCCGTTCGGATTATCCGAATCAGGTGAACAACGTTTTATGCTTTCCATACATTTTCCGTGGGGCACTGGATTGCGGCGCAACCCGGATTACCGAGGCGATGAAAATCGCTTGCGTGCGTGAAATTGCTGATCTGGCGAAAGCGGAGATTAGCGAAGAAGTCGCGAGTGCCTACGCCGGTCAGGAACTACGTTTTGGGCCTGAATACATCATTCCTAAACCATTCGATTCCCGTTTGATCCTCCGCATTGCACCCGCTGTCGCGCGCGCTGCTGAAGAATCCGGTGTCGCCGCACGCCCAATCAAGGATATGGAAGCGTATCGTCAGTCATTGACGCGCTTTGTTACCCATACCGGTATGTTCATGCGCCCGGTGTTTGAAGCTGCGCGGCTTGAACCGCAGCGTATCGTCTACGCTGAAGGTGAAGACGAGCGGGTCTTGCGTGCGGTACAGATTGCGTTAGAAGAAAAGCTGGTACGACCTATTTTGATCGGGCGCCCAGCCGTGATTGAGGCGCGCATTGAGCGTGCCGGTTTACGCCTTAAAGTGGGTCGCGATTTCGAATTGGTGAATCCAGAAGACGATGTGCGCTTTCGTCAGTATTGGGAGGCATACCACGAGCTCAAGGCACGAGATGGCGTTACGCCAGAAATGGCTAAGTCGATGCTGCGCCGCTCCAACACGATCATCGCGGCCATGATGGTGAAGTTGGGGGATGCTGATGGCATGCTGTGCGGACTGGTGGGACGTTTCGATGGTCATCTGGAACATATTGGCGACATCATCGGCTTGCGCGAAGGTGCGACCGGCTTCGCTACCTTGAATGGTTTAGTGCTGGATCACCACACGCTATTTATCGCTGATACGTCGGTGAACGATGATCCAACTGCTGAACAATTGGCGGATATTGCCGCCATGGCCGTTGAAGAAGTACGTCGTTTTGGCGTGCCGCCCAAGGTGGCATTTTTGTCGCATTCGATGTTCGGCTCCAGCACCCGCCCATCCGCTCTAAAGATGCGTGCCGCACGGAATGTATTCGCCGAGCGCATGCCGGATGTGGAGTCTGACGGCGAGATGCATGGCGACGCTGCATTGAGTGCATCGATTCGGGCGCAGTATCTGCCAAAATCCACGCTGACCGGCAATGCCAATGTATTGATTATGCCGAATCTGGATTCTGCCAATATTCTTTTTAATGTATTGAAGATGACCGGCGGGCAGGGCGTCACGGTAGGTCCGGTATTATTGGGTGCAGCAGCGGCGGTGCATGTCCTGACACCTTCCGCAACAGTGCGTCGGGTGGTGAATATGACCGCGTTGGTAGTAGCGAACGCTATTTCTAAAAAGCAGGAAGCTAAGTAA
- a CDS encoding AraC family transcriptional regulator has protein sequence MTDWQKGTIGIDLVHEALSALVAQNIETETLLAKAGISPALLHTPRARVTAISYGRLWYAIAQRIDDEFFGLDSHAMKVGSFSLLCRSVLQSDSLGQALENGLAFLRCVLDDMHGTLTTTGSAEDTDTKEQVAELTLFESGPSARRHRMFTYATFFIIIHGLGSWLIGQRIRLLRADFRCEEPLCSADYKVRFCDDARFGQAHTRITFNASYLALPIVQNQRSLTAFLNEAPANLLVKYSDHDSLTAKIRRHLQDTALMEWPNFEALSLHFHTTSSTLRRRLRQEGQSYQSIKDNLRRDLAINHLSGSSTSIEEIALALGFADPSAFHRAFKKWTGNRPGEHRRTLSSR, from the coding sequence ATGACAGACTGGCAAAAAGGCACCATCGGAATTGACCTCGTTCATGAAGCTTTGTCAGCCTTGGTGGCGCAGAACATTGAAACCGAAACATTATTAGCAAAAGCGGGAATTTCACCCGCCTTGCTACACACACCACGCGCACGCGTCACCGCCATCAGCTATGGCCGACTCTGGTACGCGATTGCTCAACGAATTGACGACGAGTTTTTTGGGTTGGATAGTCACGCCATGAAAGTCGGCAGTTTTTCGTTGTTATGTCGCAGCGTGCTGCAAAGCGACAGCCTGGGTCAGGCGCTAGAGAATGGCCTGGCTTTTTTGCGATGTGTACTCGATGATATGCACGGAACGCTCACTACTACCGGGAGTGCGGAGGACACCGATACCAAGGAGCAAGTTGCCGAATTGACGCTGTTTGAATCCGGTCCATCAGCACGTCGTCATCGGATGTTCACCTACGCCACTTTTTTCATTATTATTCACGGCTTGGGTAGTTGGCTTATTGGGCAACGAATACGATTACTGCGTGCTGATTTTCGCTGTGAGGAGCCGCTGTGCAGCGCGGACTATAAAGTCCGATTTTGTGACGACGCCCGATTTGGCCAGGCCCACACCCGAATCACCTTCAATGCCAGCTATCTGGCGCTGCCCATTGTTCAAAACCAGCGCAGCCTCACCGCCTTCTTGAACGAAGCCCCTGCGAACTTGCTGGTCAAATATAGTGATCACGATAGTCTGACCGCAAAAATTCGTCGACACCTTCAAGACACAGCATTAATGGAATGGCCGAACTTTGAAGCGTTGTCACTTCATTTCCACACCACCTCGTCTACCCTGCGCCGCAGACTCAGACAGGAAGGCCAATCTTATCAGTCGATTAAAGATAATCTGCGTCGCGATTTGGCCATCAATCATCTGAGCGGCTCCAGCACAAGCATCGAAGAAATTGCGCTGGCGCTTGGCTTCGCCGATCCAAGCGCCTTCCACCGTGCCTTCAAGAAGTGGACCGGTAACCGTCCCGGCGAACATCGCCGGACGCTATCGAGCCGATAA